In Chromatiales bacterium, the genomic stretch GCCCTGGAAGCCACCGGTGGCTATGAACGGGCCATCTGGCAGCAGCTGCAAGCCGCTGGGCTGACCGTGGTGCGACTGCAGCCACGACGGGTCAAGGCCTTGGCCCGGGCACTGGGCTGGCAGGCCAAGACGGATCCGTTGGATGCCGCCTTGCTGGCCGAGGCCGCCCGGATCCTGGTGGTGCCGGTGACGATGGCGCCCGATGCGGCGACCGAGGCCTTGCGGGCGCTGGTCGATCTGCGTCGACAACTGGTCAGTCAGCGCGACGACAATCAGCGTCGACTCAAGCAGAGTTCCGCCGTGGTTGCCCAGCGGGTGCTCAACCGGATCAACGCCAGCCTGCAGCGGGAGATCCACCAACTCGACCGCAAGATCAAGGCGCAGCTGGCGGTCACGGCCACCACAGACCTGGCCACGGCGCCGGGTGTGGGACCGGTCTTGCAAGCCACGCTGGCGGCACGACTTCCGGAACTGGGCCGCTTGGGTCGCCGGCAGATCGCGGCGTTGGTGGGCATTGCACCGTACAACGCGGACAGCGGAGCCCATCAGGGTAAACGGCATATCCGTGGTGGCCGCGCTGACCTGCGGCGCGTGCTCTACATGGCTACCTTGGCTTCCATCCGTGCCAACTCGATAATCGCCACGACCTATCGGCAGCTGCTCGCCCGCGGGAAACTCAAGAAAGTGGCCATCGTTGCCTGCATGCGCAAGTTGCTCATCATGCTCAACGCCATGGCCCGCGACCACACCACTTGGGCACCACCGACCCTCTCAGGTGTGGCCTGAAAAAAAGACAGTTGCTCCTACCGAGAAAGCACTCGGTGCGGATCGACGTACTCGTGACCGAGCGCGGAAGCAACCGCTTCACAGCAGACCTTACCTTCATGAATGTTCAGGCCGTCCAGCAGACCCGGATCATCGAGCAACGCCTGCCGATAACCCTTGTCGGCGAGCGCCAGCACATAGGGCAGCGTCGCATTGTTGAGCGCGAAGGTCGAGGTGCGCGCAACCGCGCCAGGCATGTTCGCGACACAGTAGTGCACCACCCCCTCCTCAATGTAGGTGGGCTGCGAATGGGTCGTCGGCCGGCTGGTTTCGAAGCAGCCGCCCTGGTCGATCGCCACATCGACGATCACCGAACGATTGCGCATGCCGCGCACCATCGCACGACTCACCAGCCGGGGTGCCGCAGCGCCCGGCACGAGCACGGCACCGATCACCAGGTCAGCATCGGCCACATAGTGCTCGATGCTCTCGACCGTCGAGTAGATGGTGTTCAGGCGGCCGCCAAACTGGAAGTCCAGCTCCTTGAGACGCGGCAGCGAGCGGTCGATCACGGTGACCTGCGCCTCCATGCCCATCGCCACGCGAATTGCATTGGTTCCGACCACACCGCCGCCGAGCACCACGACATTCGCCGCCTTCACACCGGGGACGCCGCCGAGCAGGATGCCCGGCCCGCCTGCTTCGCGCTCCAGGCAATGCGCACCGGCCTGTACCGCCA encodes the following:
- a CDS encoding IS110 family transposase, which encodes MTAYVGIDVAKATLVLCLQPEGRTWKRPNTPAGRAQVVAELQAVQPERIALEATGGYERAIWQQLQAAGLTVVRLQPRRVKALARALGWQAKTDPLDAALLAEAARILVVPVTMAPDAATEALRALVDLRRQLVSQRDDNQRRLKQSSAVVAQRVLNRINASLQREIHQLDRKIKAQLAVTATTDLATAPGVGPVLQATLAARLPELGRLGRRQIAALVGIAPYNADSGAHQGKRHIRGGRADLRRVLYMATLASIRANSIIATTYRQLLARGKLKKVAIVACMRKLLIMLNAMARDHTTWAPPTLSGVA
- the ald gene encoding alanine dehydrogenase, giving the protein MLIGVPGEIKQDEYRVGLTPTSVRELVHHGHQVLVQSNAGAGIGMDDEDYMNAGATIATAAAEVYAQAAMIVKVKELQAVEFPLLRPGQLLFTYLHLAPDAGQTAMLLRSGVIAIGYETVTGPNHSLPLLSPMSEVAGRMAVQAGAHCLEREAGGPGILLGGVPGVKAANVVVLGGGVVGTNAIRVAMGMEAQVTVIDRSLPRLKELDFQFGGRLNTIYSTVESIEHYVADADLVIGAVLVPGAAAPRLVSRAMVRGMRNRSVIVDVAIDQGGCFETSRPTTHSQPTYIEEGVVHYCVANMPGAVARTSTFALNNATLPYVLALADKGYRQALLDDPGLLDGLNIHEGKVCCEAVASALGHEYVDPHRVLSR